The Candidatus Hinthialibacter antarcticus genome contains the following window.
GCGCGAAAGCAGATTATTCAAACCGCTGCTTGAAGAGTTATCCAACGTGTCCGAAATTGGGGCCAGCGGATCATTGATTATGGTTTCAATTTGAACGTAGATGCTATCAAGTTGTTCATTAAATTTGGTATCGCTGCGAGATTCCCGAATCTGCGATTCAATAAAGCGGTCTCTCAGGCGCTCAACGGAGATAATTTCGACGCCTTGCCCGTAGGCGCCGCTTGTCGTCACCAATGGGGTGGTTGCCTGCTGATCTATGCGCTGACGGGTATAGCCTTCCGTATTCGCATTGGCAATATTCTGACCAGTGATGTTGATCCCCGCCTGAGCAGCGCTAACGCCTCTTACGCCTAAATTAAGGATCCCATACAAGGAAACCATCGCTTCGCCTCATCGATCCAGCACTATTTTTCCAGGATCGGCAAAATTTTCCGGGAAAAGCCTCATTATCACCCAGATTCCTCTATATTGTGCAATCACCGTGCCGAAGACGCAGAGTCTTGAGTCATTGTGTGATTTTCTGAATCCGTGTTAAATCCAAAAGCACATTTTATATTGCTACCCTCAAAGTAAAACGATCAATCAACAAAGGATTCCCTCCTTATGGATTTAAGTTTTTGGCTCTTGGCCGCGTCAGGCGTCATTTTAATTGGAATCGCAAAAGCCGGGTTTGGCGGTGGAGTCGGAATTGCAGCGGTTCCTCTGTTTATTTATGCCGTTGGTGATAGTAAGGCGGCTGTTGGGATGATGCTTCCTATTTTGTGCGCCTGCGATCTTTTTTCACTGATTCACTACCGCAAAACCTTTGATATCAAAAACTTAATACACCTTTTGCCCGGCGTTGTCATAGGAATCACCTTGGCAAGTTTCTTTATTGGACGTTTTTCAAATGAGCAAATGAAATTTGGCATCGGCGTCATTTCGATTTTATTTGTCGTCTACCAATTAGGCAAAGCCTGGATTATGAAAGAGTTAACCGACTATAAACCCAAAGCATGGCACGGCTGGCTCTTCGGAGCGGGCGTCGGTCTCACGTCAACCTTTGCACACGCAGCCGGTCCTGTCGCCACCATGTATCTTTTCCCTCAAAACCTTGGACGCCAACTGTATGTTGGAACAACCGTGGTTCTATTCACCATCGTGAACGCGTTAAAACTGGTTCCATTTGCCATTATGGGCTTGATTAGCCTGGATGGACTGTCTACAAGCGCAATGCTGTTGCCCATTGTCCCCATCGGAACGCTTTTG
Protein-coding sequences here:
- a CDS encoding sulfite exporter TauE/SafE family protein, which encodes MDLSFWLLAASGVILIGIAKAGFGGGVGIAAVPLFIYAVGDSKAAVGMMLPILCACDLFSLIHYRKTFDIKNLIHLLPGVVIGITLASFFIGRFSNEQMKFGIGVISILFVVYQLGKAWIMKELTDYKPKAWHGWLFGAGVGLTSTFAHAAGPVATMYLFPQNLGRQLYVGTTVVLFTIVNALKLVPFAIMGLISLDGLSTSAMLLPIVPIGTLLGVWMNKHMNETAFNSVIYVVLFLVGLQYTTGFNFVGKLLGV